In Neoarius graeffei isolate fNeoGra1 chromosome 9, fNeoGra1.pri, whole genome shotgun sequence, one genomic interval encodes:
- the tmem37 gene encoding voltage-dependent calcium channel gamma-like subunit: protein MAMAPAAQEKSRPLFLEVFCRTLIILCVALAIVLSSIAVCDGYWLLNERHMFGLWFFCEVDMENSGTLFNCSRHIAEEVGQLLGLGLCHCVVSLAVVSAIFGLELLVLSQVSEGQASRQRWHLGAWLVLLAAGLAAAGVMTFMFLLWEYATALGLTLTFWCQFTAIFLFFLNGMAAQYIRNMAYFLPSSGDVGKL from the exons ATG GCCATGGCTCCTGCTGCCCAGGAGAAGTCTCGTCCTTTATTCCTGGAAGTGTTCTGTCGCACTCTTATCATCCTGTGTGTGGCTCTCGCCATTGTCCTGTCCTCCATTGCAGTGTGTGATGGATACTGGCTGCTGAATGAACGCCACATGTTTGGCCTCTGGTTCTTCTGTGAGGTGGACATGGAGAACTCTGGTACACTCTTTAACTGCAGCAGGCATATTGCAGAGGAAGTGGGTCAGCTCCTGGGGCTCGGGCTGTGTcactgtgttgtctctctggctgTAGTAAGTGCCATCTTTGGCCTGGAGCTGCTGGTATTGTCACAGGTGAGCGAGGGACAGGCATCTAGGCAGCGGTGGCATCTAGGGGCATGGCTTGTGCTGCTGGCTGCAGGATTGGCTGCTGCAGGGGTCATGACATTTATGTTCCTATTATGGGAATATGCTACAGCTCTGGGGCTCACACTTACTTTCTGGTGCCAGTTCACTGCAATCTTCCTCTTCTTCCTCAATGGCATGGCAGCACAGTACATCCGGAATATGGCATACTTTCTGCCCTCTAGTGGTGATGTTGGGAAACTATAG